The sequence CTCATAGTCAACATAAGAAGCGCTCTTGATAGCCTTCTTGAAGTGCTTGGCGAGAAGCTTGACAGCGAGATACTTGACAAGATATTCCAAAACTTTTGCATTGGCAAATAGACAAAGGAAGTGAAATTATGCAAAGAAGAGAAATAAAATACATTAGAGGCACTTTTGATGCTGTCGTAGTCGGTGCTGGACATGCGGGCTGCGAGGCAGCTCTTGCACTAGCGCGCCTTGGCAAAAAAACTGCGGTCGTAACTATCAGCTTAGATGCGATCGCTGCTATGAGCTGCAACCCAAACATTGGCGGCACTGGCAAGGGTCACCTCGTTCGTGAGGTCGACGCTCTTGGTGGCGAGATGGCGAAGAACATTGACAAGACCTACATACAGTCGCGTATGCTCAACACGTCCAAGGGACCTGCAGTCCACTCACTTAGAGTGCAAGCCGACAAGCAGGCCTACCACCGCGAGATGAAGAAGACACTTGAAAAGGAGCCTAATTTAACCATTATCCAAGGCGAGGTAGATGAAGTCCTTTTTGACGAGAGTGGCAAAGCGTCTGGCGTCAAACTATGCACAGGAGCTGTACTTGAGGCGAAGGCAGTCATCTTGGCGACAGGCACCTACCTTAAAGGAAGGATATTCGAAGGCGAGCTAAACTACGAGTCCGGCCCCGATGGCCGCTTCCCTGCTAAGTACCTATCCAGCTCACTTATTGAGCATGGCATAGATTTGCGTAGAATGAAGACAGGTACACCAGCGAGAGTCCACCGTCGCAGCATCGACACTTCGAAGATGGCTGTGCAAGAGGGCGACAAGACTATCGTCCCCTTCTCATTCATGAACGAGGCGGATGCCATCATGAAAGAGCAAGCAGTTTGCTACCTAACATACACAACTAAGCCTATGCACGAGTACATCCTTAAGCACATGGATCGCTCCGCAAGAACCATAGGCGACATCACAGGCGAAGGACCACGCTATTGCCCAAGCATTGAGGACAAAGTTCTGCGTTTCAAAGACAAGGATCATCACCAAGTTTTCATCGAGCCGGAAGGCACAGACACTGACGAGATGTACATCCAAGGTGTTTCGACTGCCCTACCCGAGGAGATGCAAGTTGAGATGTATAGGATGATAGAAGGCCTTGAGCACTCCGAGATTATGAGGAGCGCCTACGCGATAGAGTACGACTCGATCGACCCTACTTCCCTAAAGCTTAGTCTCGAGTCAAAGACAAAGGAGAATTTATTCTTTGCC comes from Fenollaria sporofastidiosus and encodes:
- the mnmG gene encoding tRNA uridine-5-carboxymethylaminomethyl(34) synthesis enzyme MnmG translates to MKYIRGTFDAVVVGAGHAGCEAALALARLGKKTAVVTISLDAIAAMSCNPNIGGTGKGHLVREVDALGGEMAKNIDKTYIQSRMLNTSKGPAVHSLRVQADKQAYHREMKKTLEKEPNLTIIQGEVDEVLFDESGKASGVKLCTGAVLEAKAVILATGTYLKGRIFEGELNYESGPDGRFPAKYLSSSLIEHGIDLRRMKTGTPARVHRRSIDTSKMAVQEGDKTIVPFSFMNEADAIMKEQAVCYLTYTTKPMHEYILKHMDRSARTIGDITGEGPRYCPSIEDKVLRFKDKDHHQVFIEPEGTDTDEMYIQGVSTALPEEMQVEMYRMIEGLEHSEIMRSAYAIEYDSIDPTSLKLSLESKTKENLFFAGQINGSSGYEEAAAQGIMAGINCYLKLEGKEPFIIKRSEGYIGVLIDDLVTKGTNEPYRMMTSRCEYRLSLRQDNADMRLTEYAYKIGLASEERYNRMLAKKERIEGELERMRAKSIGPKDETNAYLESLGTAALKTAATLEELLRRPEIHYSDLAKFMELALDKKDEVLELETIVKYDGYIKKQNKEIENFLKMEERSLVDFDYSLVKGLKIEAKEKLEKFRPSNLGQASRISGVTPADINNIIIYMEVNKRK